Within the Natranaeroarchaeum sulfidigenes genome, the region TGGTCGTCGTGTTCGCCCGCGATGACCTCGTCAGCGGCTTCGACGATCGCATCAGCTTTCTCTTCCGGAATAAGCCCGAGATCCCGGTTCGCCCGGGCTGCGGATTTCTTGACCACGCCAAGCGCGCGGATGAACCGCCGCCCGAACGTCAGCCCACTGATCGGGAAGTTCTCGACGGCGCGCTGGGTCTGTGCCCCCCAGTACGCGTCGGCTGGCACCTGCATCTCGCCAAGGCTGTCCTCCTCCGTACGGTAGTCGTCGTCTGCCATACTCGGAAATTTGCCAACCACCACAGTAAAACCACACCCTTTGTATCCGGTATCCCTGACGCGTGTACTCCTTCAGGTCCACCGGTCGAGACCGGTCTGTGTCAGTGCCTCCTCGATCCGCTCGAACCCGCGCTCGACCTCGTCGGCGTCGACCTCCCACTCACCAGTGACGTACTCGCGGGCGGCATCGACATCGGGCGACGGCTCGGTCGAGAACTCGTACTCGTCGGTCACCGTCGGGTCGAGAAAGAGCGATCGGATCCTGTCGGCGTGTTCGACGTGCTCGCCACGCTCGTCGAGGACGGCCCACAGATCACCGTGTTCGTGGACCAGTTTGACAGCTGTCTTCGGTCCGATCCCCGTCACGCCAGGGTTGAAGTCGGTGCCACAGAGGATCGCGACGTCGACGAGCTGTTCCCACGTCAACTCGTGCTTTTCGAGCGTGGCCTGTAGCTCCATGAGTTCGGGGTCGCCCTTGCTCGTCAGCTGTCGCAGGGTCTTCGGTGCGCCACAGAGCAAGGCGTCGTAGTCCTCGGTTCCGACGTAGTCGACATCGCCCTGTCGGGCCATATACGCCGCCTGCGCCTCCCCTTCTGCTGGGGCTTCGACGTAGGGAATGTCGAGCAGGTCCAGCAGCTCGCGTGAGGTCTCCTGAATCGTCGGGGTCAGTCGCTGGGTGCGTGACTCCAGTCGGGCGACCGCGACGCTATCGCCGCGCTCTCTTGCGTCTTCGAGCTTTTCCTCGGCTGTCTCACGGGCCTCCCGGCGCTCCTCGATCTCGTCGGCCTTGAGATCGCTCGGCCCACCGTCGAAAACGAACACGGGTGCGAGATCGTGCTCGAAGAACTTGGGAAGGCCCTGAACGATCCCGACGAGGTTCGCGACCTCGGTGCCGTCGGAGGTCGTGTAGACGGAATCATTCGTGAATTTCACGGTCGTCGTCAGATACCGGTACAGCCAGTTGTGTGCGTCGACGCCCACGATCCGACCGTCAAGGTCGTCGAACGACACGGTCTCGATGGCAGCCAGATCGCGAAGTGCTGCGTTTCCCATTGGAGGCAAGTAGTGGTCGAGGTTTTGAATACTCTCGGTTCGCAGTGGGGATGCTCACGGGAAAGGGGTCGCCGTGGCAAAGCTTTCACGACCGTTAGTGTAGTACGACCACATATGACACATGACACCCCAGACGGACCCGCCGACCAACTCCGCTGGTGCGATCGGTGTCGGATCGAAGTCGTTCCCCGGACGACCGGCTCGAAGGAAGTGTGTCCGTCCTGCCGCAACGAACTGTGACTCCGCCTATTGACTGCGGTCGGTGGGGGCCGGCGGCTCGGCGTCACGTCTGGCCGCGAGGAACTGCTGTTCCGTTTCTGTGAGGCCATCGCGTGCTTCGAGGCGCTCGATGCCGTTCCGGTAGGACTCGGTCGGGGAAGTAACATCGGCGTGTTCCTCGATCGCGTCAGAACGCGGATACGCGAGGACCAGCTCCGCAATACCCGCCCCCTCGCCCGTGAATCCGAAGCCAGCCTTCCAGAGCGCCTCGTAGGCGAATGGGTTGTTGACAGCGATCCGAACCCGCTGGTATCCCCGTCCGATCGCCCGATCGACCGTCTCCACAACGAGTTCTGGGCCGAGACCTTCTCCGCGCCTGTCCGCCCGTACTGTTATGTAGCGCAGCCAGAGCGTCCCCTCGTCGGTCCGGTCCTCGTTGAACGCGACGGCGGCGAGGACGTCCTCGGGATCGACGCCGCGGTCATCTTTCGGTCGTTCCTCACAGAGCACGGCCTTGCCCGTGTTCGACATCACGAACTTCCCGGCGTAGCTGAACCGCTCCCAGTCGAGTCGGAGAGTAACCCCGTCATTCGGCCAGCCGAGAAGGGCAAAGTGCATCAGAACTGGTAGCGGCGCTCGTCGTTTTGCTGTTGCTGGGGGTACTGAATTCCGCCACCCATCTCCTCGTAGGTCATCCCGGAGAGATACTCGTCGTACGTGACATCGTAGCCGCTTCGCAGGTGAAAATCGAGCTTGCCAGTCTCGACGGTACTCTGGAACAGGAGGCGGACAGCCTGCTCGACGATGTCTCCCTCCTCTTTGTCCAGCGCGGCCATCAGCATCGTCAGCTCCTGGCGTGTGTCGTCGTCGAGGTCGAGTGATATCTCCTCGTCCAGTGATTCGTAGGTCTCCTCGACGTCCACGGTCAGATCGTCCAGACTCATATCACGGGGTTGCGCCGAGACGCGGATACCGCTTTCGCTGTCGGCGGAACGGCGACAGTCCGCCGGGCAGGACCGTGCAGATCAGAGCCGATAAACCGGAGCCGTCCTAACGACCCTCAATGACCGACGACGCGACGACCGAACGCGGCCCGTTCCCCGGCGGGCAGTCGCTCCCAGAAGATGTCGGCGAGGTGCGATCGGCGCTCGTCGAGTGGTACGAGGCCGATCACCGCTCGTTCCCGTGGCGGGAGACGACCGACCCCTACGAGATTCTCGTCTCCGAGATCATGAGTCAGCAGACCCAGCTCTCCCGCGTCGAGACTGCCTGGGGCGCCTTCCTCGATCGGTGGCCCTCCACGGAGGCGCTCGCAACGGCCGACCGCTCCGCCGTCGTCTCCTTCTGGAGCGACCACAGTCTCGGCTACAACAACCGAGCCCGCTACCTCCACGAGGCTGCCCAGCAGGTCGAGGATGAGTATGACGGCGAGTTCCCGACCCGCCCCGACGAGCTACAGGAGCTACAGGGCGTCGGTCCCTACACCGGAAACGCGGTCGCCAGTTTCGCGTTCAACACCGGTAATGCCGTGGTCGATACCAACGTCAAACGGGTACTCTACCGGATGTTCGACGTCGAGGACGACGACAGCCAGTTTGAGGCCGCTGCGGCGGCGCTGATGCCCGACGGAGAGTCCCGCGTCTGGAACAACGCCATCATGGAACTGGGCGGGGTCGCCTGTGAGAAGACACCGTCCTGTGATGCCGCTGGCTGTCCGTGGCGCGAGTGGTGTCATGCCTACGGAACCGGGGACTTCACCGCGCCGGACGTCCCGACCCAGCCTAGTTTCGAGGGGAGCCGACGCCAGTTCCGCGGTCGTGTAATCCGGGTGCTCGGCGAACACGACGAACTCGAACTCGACGAACTGGGGCCGCGGATCCGGGTCGACTACGCGCCCGAAGGGAAGCACGGTCGGGAGTGGCTACGCGACTTGCTCGGAGATCTCGCGGACGACGACCTCGTCGAAATCGACGAGGGGAGCACAACACCTACCGTTAGTCTGCAGTCCTGACGATACAGCACGGAGCACAGGTACCACACCGCTTTTGCTCCCCCAGAACAACTCCCTCGCTATGGACGAGACGCCACACGTCGTCGCGGTCTGTGGGAGCCTTCGTGATGAGAGCTATACCAGACACTCGCTGGTCGTCGCCCTCGCCGGAGCCGAGGCGACCGGAGCGTCGATCGATCTACTCGACCTCCGTGAACTCGATCTTCCGATGTTCGATGCGGACCATCCGTCGGCTGGCGATGCCGACGAACTGACCCGGCGGATCACCCGTGCGGATGGCGTCATTCTCGGGACACCGATGTATCACGGCTCGTACTCGGCACCGTTGAAGAACGCGCTCGATTACTGTGGGTTCGAGGAGTTCGAGAACACGTCTGTCGGGCTCCTCGCGGTCGCAGGCGGGCGGTTCCCAGTAACAGCCCTCGATCACTTGCGGTCCGTCTGTCGCTCCCTCGACGCGTGGGTACTTCCATACCAGGCCGTCGTTCCACAGGCATCTCAGGCGTTCGATGGTAACGAGTTCGCCGATTCCGAACTCGAGACGCGCGTCTCGACGCTTGGGCGCCGACTTGTTCAGTACGCCAACATTCGCCCCGATCCCGCGACCTTCGAGAGCGAGGAGAACGTCGGAGCCTGATGAACAAACCAGCACATTCCCGACCGGATGGCGGACTTGCTTTGGCGCTGCTGAAAGCCGTTCCTGGAGTACTTCTGACCCCGCGACGGTTCTTCCGCACTGGTATCTTGCCGGGTGAACAGGCTCCCGGATTACTCTTTGCGATGGGGGTCGTTCTGGTTTCGGAAACGCTGCGCCTCTCGCTGGTACGCGATCCACTTCCGGTTTTTGACGGATCGTCCGTGTTGTCGGCAGTTCTCTGGCTATCGATCGTCGTACTGTTCGTGACTCCAGCCGCATTGCACCTGCTCGCGGCTCTACAGACAGTGTTACTGATTCCGGTCGCAAACGATCGCGCAGGCGTCAGCGAGACCGTGCAGGTACTCGCGTACTCGTCTGCACCCTGCCTTCTCGCAGGAATTCCGATTCCCGCGCTGCGTGTCTTCGTGGGTGTGTATGCGACAGTTCTTCTGGTGCTCGGGCTATCAGAAATCCACGACATCAGCTTCGAGCGGAGCCTGCTCGTCGGGAGCCTTCCCGCTGCACTCGCCTTTGGTTACGGATTCCGGGCATTCGATGCGCTGACTACGCTGCTGGCTCGATGGTACATTATCTGAAGACGCGAGGCCGGACTAGCTGAACTACTGTCCTCGCCGATTTAAAATAATTATGTGATTTTGCATCAGATTTTTACATACAGGCCCCTAGAGGTGATACAATGTCATCGACTGAACCCGCGGACCATGGTCGGATCAGTACTGCCGTCGTGGAGGCGCTCGCAAACGCTAACGACGTCGATCCGTTGGAACTCGATCCGCTGTATGAGGCGGTCGACCCGGACGCGCTTGACTCTCTCTTTTCGACCACCGATGGCTCCTCGCGGACGCATCA harbors:
- a CDS encoding NADPH-dependent FMN reductase, coding for MDETPHVVAVCGSLRDESYTRHSLVVALAGAEATGASIDLLDLRELDLPMFDADHPSAGDADELTRRITRADGVILGTPMYHGSYSAPLKNALDYCGFEEFENTSVGLLAVAGGRFPVTALDHLRSVCRSLDAWVLPYQAVVPQASQAFDGNEFADSELETRVSTLGRRLVQYANIRPDPATFESEENVGA
- the fen gene encoding flap endonuclease-1; this translates as MGNAALRDLAAIETVSFDDLDGRIVGVDAHNWLYRYLTTTVKFTNDSVYTTSDGTEVANLVGIVQGLPKFFEHDLAPVFVFDGGPSDLKADEIEERREARETAEEKLEDARERGDSVAVARLESRTQRLTPTIQETSRELLDLLDIPYVEAPAEGEAQAAYMARQGDVDYVGTEDYDALLCGAPKTLRQLTSKGDPELMELQATLEKHELTWEQLVDVAILCGTDFNPGVTGIGPKTAVKLVHEHGDLWAVLDERGEHVEHADRIRSLFLDPTVTDEYEFSTEPSPDVDAAREYVTGEWEVDADEVERGFERIEEALTQTGLDRWT
- a CDS encoding YIP1 family protein yields the protein MNKPAHSRPDGGLALALLKAVPGVLLTPRRFFRTGILPGEQAPGLLFAMGVVLVSETLRLSLVRDPLPVFDGSSVLSAVLWLSIVVLFVTPAALHLLAALQTVLLIPVANDRAGVSETVQVLAYSSAPCLLAGIPIPALRVFVGVYATVLLVLGLSEIHDISFERSLLVGSLPAALAFGYGFRAFDALTTLLARWYII
- a CDS encoding HalOD1 output domain-containing protein, translating into MSSTEPADHGRISTAVVEALANANDVDPLELDPLYEAVDPDALDSLFSTTDGSSRTHHGKVQFTTNGYEVEVTSTGRVHLTPENCVEAVS
- a CDS encoding GNAT family N-acetyltransferase, whose product is MHFALLGWPNDGVTLRLDWERFSYAGKFVMSNTGKAVLCEERPKDDRGVDPEDVLAAVAFNEDRTDEGTLWLRYITVRADRRGEGLGPELVVETVDRAIGRGYQRVRIAVNNPFAYEALWKAGFGFTGEGAGIAELVLAYPRSDAIEEHADVTSPTESYRNGIERLEARDGLTETEQQFLAARRDAEPPAPTDRSQ
- a CDS encoding A/G-specific adenine glycosylase translates to MTDDATTERGPFPGGQSLPEDVGEVRSALVEWYEADHRSFPWRETTDPYEILVSEIMSQQTQLSRVETAWGAFLDRWPSTEALATADRSAVVSFWSDHSLGYNNRARYLHEAAQQVEDEYDGEFPTRPDELQELQGVGPYTGNAVASFAFNTGNAVVDTNVKRVLYRMFDVEDDDSQFEAAAAALMPDGESRVWNNAIMELGGVACEKTPSCDAAGCPWREWCHAYGTGDFTAPDVPTQPSFEGSRRQFRGRVIRVLGEHDELELDELGPRIRVDYAPEGKHGREWLRDLLGDLADDDLVEIDEGSTTPTVSLQS